Proteins from one Pyrobaculum neutrophilum V24Sta genomic window:
- a CDS encoding 50S ribosomal protein L5 has product MPSWKELVLTKGHPMQRIYIEKVVVNIGVGTGGEKLEKAADLLKELTGAEPSKRRAKRSIKDFGIRKGEPIGVAVTLRRDKAVEFLTKALQAVNNRVKRTSFDERGNVCFGIKEHILLPGVKYDPAVGIWGMDVCVKLAKPGLRVQLRRRRRSKVGKRQLVTREEAIEFFQKILGVQVD; this is encoded by the coding sequence ATGCCGAGCTGGAAGGAGCTGGTTTTGACAAAGGGCCACCCCATGCAGAGGATCTACATAGAGAAGGTGGTGGTGAACATAGGCGTCGGCACCGGCGGCGAGAAGCTCGAAAAGGCGGCCGACCTCCTCAAGGAGCTCACCGGCGCTGAGCCGTCGAAGAGGAGGGCTAAACGCTCCATAAAAGACTTCGGCATTAGGAAGGGCGAGCCCATCGGCGTAGCTGTAACCCTGAGGAGAGACAAAGCCGTGGAGTTCCTCACCAAGGCCCTCCAGGCAGTAAACAACAGGGTGAAGAGGACGAGCTTCGACGAGAGGGGCAACGTGTGCTTCGGCATAAAGGAGCACATCCTACTGCCCGGCGTGAAGTACGACCCAGCCGTGGGCATCTGGGGGATGGACGTCTGCGTAAAGCTCGCCAAGCCCGGCCTAAGAGTCCAGCTGAGGAGACGCAGGAGGAGCAAGGTGGGGAAGCGGCAGCTCGTCACAAGGGAGGAGGCGATCGAGTTCTTCCAGAAGATCCTCGGCGTACAAGTCGACTAG
- a CDS encoding asparagine synthetase A, which yields MDYKEPRYHPAVVEFEKMVADRERYKKTVEEWLRYSWRWAQTDKYKLVFKVQAAIVKAIREYLDGRGFVEVLPPIVGPVTDPGIRGAKQASIDFYGHEYKVMSSAILYKQYMAASLGKIYFVSPNLRLEPPDSLYTGRHLVEFFQVDIEMYGADYGQAMEVAEGLVTHVVKRVREEYGRQLEDVLGRSLPEFKPPFKRYPHSEAIKIVNSYGCRNDPRSELTWECEKLMSGLHAQPFFVYDYPRGSRGFYDREDPQRPGVLRDFDMLYPEGFGEAISGAEREYEPERVMARIREGGEDPRKYEWFLQMLKELYPLKTAGFGIGVERLTRYICGLRALWEARPYPKVAGIAPTP from the coding sequence ATGGACTACAAAGAGCCTAGGTACCACCCGGCGGTGGTGGAGTTCGAGAAAATGGTGGCGGACAGGGAGAGGTACAAGAAGACCGTCGAGGAGTGGCTTCGATATTCCTGGCGGTGGGCTCAGACGGATAAGTACAAGCTGGTCTTCAAGGTGCAGGCGGCTATCGTTAAGGCGATTAGGGAGTACCTAGACGGGAGGGGCTTCGTGGAGGTTCTCCCCCCCATCGTGGGCCCTGTGACAGACCCCGGCATCCGCGGCGCCAAGCAGGCGTCCATCGACTTCTACGGACATGAGTACAAGGTCATGTCCTCTGCGATCCTCTACAAGCAGTACATGGCCGCCTCCTTGGGCAAGATATACTTCGTGAGCCCCAACCTGAGGCTCGAGCCTCCCGACAGCCTCTACACGGGCCGCCACCTGGTGGAGTTCTTCCAGGTGGACATAGAGATGTACGGCGCGGACTACGGACAGGCCATGGAGGTGGCGGAGGGCCTCGTGACCCACGTGGTGAAGAGGGTTAGGGAGGAGTACGGCAGACAGCTCGAGGACGTCCTGGGCAGGAGCCTGCCCGAGTTCAAGCCGCCCTTCAAGCGGTACCCCCACAGCGAAGCGATCAAGATAGTCAACTCCTACGGCTGTAGAAACGACCCCAGGTCGGAGCTGACGTGGGAGTGCGAGAAGCTCATGTCTGGCCTACACGCCCAGCCCTTCTTCGTCTACGACTACCCCAGGGGGAGCAGGGGGTTCTACGACCGGGAGGATCCGCAGAGGCCGGGGGTGTTGAGGGACTTCGACATGTTGTACCCCGAGGGCTTCGGAGAGGCCATCAGCGGCGCCGAGAGGGAGTACGAGCCGGAGCGCGTCATGGCGAGGATCAGGGAGGGCGGGGAGGACCCCAGGAAGTACGAGTGGTTCCTCCAGATGCTCAAGGAGCTCTACCCGCTGAAGACGGCGGGCTTCGGAATAGGCGTCGAGAGGCTGACTAGGTACATATGCGGCCTTAGAGCCCTCTGGGAGGCGAGGCCGTACCCCAAGGTAGCCGGCATAGCCCCAACCCCCTAA
- the psmB gene encoding archaeal proteasome endopeptidase complex subunit beta: MGEEFQVGATAVGIRAKDGVVLAAEKRVSYGFYTLSTAGKKVFIVNDKLAIASAGIIADMQALAKILKLNARSYELEVKKKPTVKAMAKLLSVVMFSRRFMPFYAEVLVGGVDEEGPHLIVMDPLGSLIEDNYAALGTGAKLAVSLLDASYRPDMTVEEAKKLAVQAVKAAIERDPVSGGGIDLVVVDGGGAREEEVKVQVVI; encoded by the coding sequence ATGGGCGAGGAGTTTCAGGTGGGCGCCACCGCGGTGGGGATTAGGGCGAAAGACGGCGTGGTGCTGGCGGCTGAGAAGAGGGTCTCCTACGGCTTCTACACCTTGAGCACCGCCGGCAAGAAGGTGTTTATCGTAAACGACAAGCTGGCTATAGCCTCGGCGGGCATAATAGCCGACATGCAGGCCTTGGCCAAGATACTGAAGCTCAACGCCAGGTCCTACGAGCTGGAGGTGAAAAAGAAGCCCACTGTCAAGGCGATGGCCAAGCTACTGTCTGTGGTGATGTTCAGCAGGCGCTTCATGCCCTTCTACGCCGAGGTGCTCGTGGGCGGCGTAGACGAGGAGGGCCCCCACCTCATCGTCATGGACCCCCTCGGTAGCTTAATCGAGGACAACTACGCCGCCTTGGGCACAGGGGCGAAGCTGGCGGTGTCGCTCCTAGACGCCTCCTACCGCCCCGACATGACCGTGGAGGAAGCTAAGAAGCTGGCTGTGCAGGCGGTGAAGGCGGCGATAGAGAGAGACCCCGTCTCGGGAGGCGGGATAGACCTGGTGGTGGTAGACGGCGGCGGCGCCAGGGAGGAGGAGGTAAAGGTGCAGGTGGTTATCTAG
- a CDS encoding metallophosphoesterase: MLLGVMSDSHDNVWAIRRAAEELKRRGVGLVLHAGDWVAPFSARALREALGEGIRVVGVWGNNEGERPYFLEMARKYGVEIAGEAAELEAGGRRIALYHGTSPVLLRALVESGLYDLVVYGHTHQAAIERRGRTLVVNPGEVCGCLTGRSTAAVVDLAKLEAELLFLT; this comes from the coding sequence ATGCTCCTAGGCGTAATGTCCGACAGCCACGACAACGTGTGGGCCATAAGGAGGGCGGCCGAGGAGCTGAAGAGGAGGGGGGTGGGGCTGGTCCTCCACGCCGGCGACTGGGTTGCGCCCTTCTCCGCCCGCGCGCTGAGGGAGGCCCTGGGGGAGGGGATCAGGGTGGTGGGGGTTTGGGGAAACAACGAGGGGGAGAGGCCCTACTTCCTAGAGATGGCGAGGAAATACGGCGTTGAGATCGCCGGCGAGGCGGCGGAGCTGGAGGCCGGGGGGAGGAGGATAGCCCTGTACCACGGCACATCCCCGGTTCTGCTGAGGGCCCTGGTTGAGTCGGGGCTGTACGACCTGGTGGTCTACGGCCACACCCACCAAGCCGCCATAGAGAGGCGCGGCAGGACGCTGGTGGTAAACCCCGGCGAGGTCTGCGGCTGCCTCACCGGCCGCTCCACGGCGGCCGTGGTGGATCTAGCCAAGCTGGAGGCGGAGCTGCTCTTCCTAACGTGA
- a CDS encoding RsmB/NOP family class I SAM-dependent RNA methyltransferase yields the protein MTWTADELAAFIAKVLHEVTKNGLTLDYAFQKVKRGWRRLDSFKVFYDASFDAVRHYFLLRHLASALLGSTSAKAVARTWFVYRADKLLYNRDLVERYRRRVLKRARARPEEALASLEALRGDLPRYLSVKYSYHPAIVKTLLANLPPEEVERILDAGNNTWIWLRVNTLKTDVDKALKMLEREAEVEPHPRIPFALLLKKAKRPVQYLTAVRTFAAVPQDLASIYAVLSLDPAPGEKILDLAAAPGMKTSLIVQLAEGRAKVVAADFSAKRVARMKHLLKALGAGDAVEVVRADSRRLKTRRFDKALLDAPCTSSGAFTKEPAVKIYPRVEEAPRYGTLQRELLANALSLAEQVVYAVCSIMPQEGEEVVASAPAKAEKPHPDLAPAYRGGPGGRTFPHIHKSEAFYIALVQKNL from the coding sequence GTGACCTGGACAGCCGACGAGCTGGCCGCCTTCATCGCCAAGGTGCTACACGAGGTTACAAAAAACGGACTCACGCTGGACTACGCCTTCCAGAAGGTGAAGCGGGGGTGGCGGAGGCTAGACAGCTTCAAGGTCTTCTACGACGCCTCCTTCGACGCGGTTAGGCACTACTTCCTCCTCCGCCACCTGGCCTCGGCGCTTCTGGGCTCCACAAGCGCGAAGGCCGTGGCGCGGACGTGGTTCGTGTACCGCGCAGACAAGCTCCTCTACAACAGAGACCTCGTGGAGAGATACAGGAGGCGGGTCCTAAAGAGGGCCAGGGCGAGGCCCGAGGAGGCGCTGGCCTCCCTAGAGGCCCTCAGGGGCGACCTCCCCCGCTACCTGTCGGTGAAATACAGCTACCACCCGGCGATAGTGAAGACTCTACTTGCCAACCTCCCCCCGGAGGAGGTCGAGAGGATACTAGACGCCGGAAACAACACCTGGATCTGGCTCAGGGTAAACACCCTAAAGACAGACGTGGACAAGGCGCTGAAGATGCTGGAGCGGGAGGCCGAGGTGGAGCCCCACCCCAGGATACCCTTCGCCCTCCTCCTCAAGAAGGCCAAGAGGCCCGTCCAGTACCTCACCGCCGTGAGGACCTTCGCCGCGGTCCCCCAGGACCTGGCCTCGATATACGCCGTGCTCTCCCTCGACCCCGCCCCCGGCGAAAAGATACTGGACCTAGCCGCCGCCCCCGGCATGAAGACCAGCCTGATAGTCCAGCTGGCGGAGGGCCGAGCCAAGGTGGTGGCGGCCGACTTCTCCGCAAAGAGGGTGGCCAGGATGAAACACCTCCTCAAGGCCCTGGGCGCCGGCGACGCCGTAGAGGTCGTACGGGCGGACTCCAGAAGGCTAAAGACGAGGAGGTTCGACAAAGCCCTCCTAGACGCGCCCTGCACCTCAAGCGGCGCCTTCACCAAGGAGCCTGCCGTCAAGATATACCCCAGGGTAGAGGAGGCCCCTAGATACGGCACACTCCAGAGAGAGCTCCTAGCCAACGCCCTCTCCTTGGCCGAACAGGTGGTATACGCCGTATGTAGCATAATGCCCCAAGAAGGCGAAGAGGTCGTGGCCAGCGCCCCAGCAAAAGCCGAAAAACCACACCCAGACCTCGCCCCAGCCTACAGAGGCGGCCCAGGAGGAAGAACCTTCCCCCACATACACAAAAGCGAAGCCTTCTACATAGCTCTGGTGCAAAAAAATTTATAA
- a CDS encoding electron transfer flavoprotein subunit alpha/FixB family protein, whose product MRSLVVFPSRELLYAASLLSGEVAALAFSQAEAEAAVGRAHRVYIAEVDPAAPEAVAEAVLKAVEGRDVVLLPATKNARAVGGIVAQRIGAEFITDVTSLSVEGGVVKAERPAFGNKAVATIEAGTPVVLSISPGRFAGEAPQVQSAVEKLAVQAAPAVKVVSVQEKPRGSLRLEEAEVIVAVGRGFKRREDLQLAFQLAEALGGKVGCSRPIAADLKWLPEEHWVGLSGKKVKPKLYIAVGISGQPQHIAGMINSRVVVAINTDPSAPIFQYADYGVVEDLYKILPLLVERLKKR is encoded by the coding sequence ATGAGGAGCCTAGTTGTGTTCCCAAGCAGGGAGCTCCTCTACGCCGCCTCTCTCCTGAGCGGCGAGGTGGCGGCCCTAGCCTTCAGCCAAGCCGAGGCTGAAGCCGCGGTGGGGAGGGCGCATAGGGTGTACATAGCCGAGGTGGACCCCGCGGCCCCCGAGGCAGTAGCCGAGGCTGTGTTGAAGGCCGTGGAGGGGCGGGACGTGGTGCTTCTCCCGGCTACGAAAAACGCGAGGGCGGTGGGGGGCATCGTGGCGCAGAGGATAGGCGCCGAGTTTATAACCGACGTCACTTCCCTATCTGTGGAAGGCGGCGTTGTTAAAGCCGAGAGGCCGGCCTTCGGCAACAAGGCGGTGGCCACCATAGAGGCGGGGACGCCTGTTGTTCTCTCCATATCGCCGGGGAGGTTCGCCGGGGAGGCCCCCCAGGTCCAGAGCGCCGTGGAGAAGCTGGCGGTCCAGGCGGCGCCCGCGGTGAAGGTGGTGTCTGTGCAGGAGAAGCCCAGGGGGTCGCTTAGGCTGGAGGAGGCGGAGGTGATCGTGGCCGTGGGGAGGGGCTTCAAGAGGAGGGAGGACCTCCAGCTGGCGTTTCAGCTGGCGGAGGCGCTGGGGGGTAAGGTGGGCTGTTCTCGCCCCATTGCGGCCGACCTCAAGTGGCTTCCCGAGGAGCACTGGGTGGGGCTCTCGGGGAAGAAGGTCAAGCCGAAGCTCTACATCGCCGTGGGGATCTCCGGCCAGCCTCAACACATCGCCGGCATGATAAACAGCAGGGTGGTTGTCGCCATAAACACAGACCCGTCGGCCCCCATATTTCAATACGCGGACTACGGCGTGGTGGAGGACCTCTACAAGATCCTGCCTCTCCTCGTCGAGAGGCTTAAAAAGCGCTAG
- a CDS encoding DNA-directed DNA polymerase, with the protein MYIIGPRPSADAERVDLVPYVKEGLFYREAPLPVWRIEGRAAAAKLAARGYRLSQSYIPPSVRPYLEGRRSPRLGGRVASFYLDRGVVHWRMGGEAWKGGCPQADYVASWGQPPPCPGLWVDLRRIYRRHLWLEAAERMGDAWLLKAARRRPEDAADAVHALAAEAVAFLEALAAATGIGVDAILDVLERNSVAAVAEAVFHWEAERRGYVLEDSRRLFDMPYFDMARGGKPGVYRGVAEFDFRSLFPSLAVKLGVDPTTARPCAGGYCFDGGPIADVIKRWLEARLRTGDKRLSEALKWLMNAGIGAWGKAGWGIVCEVCLLAVRGAAASLFDEAWRRLKPIYGDTDSIYVESSRAGDVAQWASALDGLTLELRGVWDVFILAPARGGGAAEKNYIKAGGGVFEAKGGLLRPHDLPLAVRLRYREVVEAALAGRDPADAAAEILRAAPPEQLFVYRAVEVRRLAGLKRRGALHTAALYLARRCGGCEVVDVFYVPDGDLVYVPWAAVDRRLAARPADEREVRAAAVSYIRRLWKLKALRLASGGQMKIVI; encoded by the coding sequence GTGTACATCATAGGGCCTCGCCCCTCCGCAGACGCCGAGCGCGTCGACCTAGTGCCCTACGTCAAAGAGGGCCTCTTCTACAGGGAAGCTCCCCTGCCCGTGTGGAGGATCGAGGGACGCGCCGCCGCGGCTAAGCTGGCGGCTAGAGGCTACAGGCTCTCCCAGTCCTACATTCCGCCCTCGGTCCGGCCCTACCTAGAGGGCCGCAGAAGCCCCCGGCTGGGCGGCAGAGTCGCCTCCTTCTACCTAGACCGAGGCGTCGTCCACTGGCGGATGGGCGGCGAGGCGTGGAAGGGGGGATGTCCACAGGCCGACTACGTGGCGTCTTGGGGCCAGCCGCCCCCCTGTCCAGGCCTCTGGGTGGACTTGAGACGTATCTACCGCCGGCACCTCTGGCTGGAGGCGGCCGAGAGGATGGGGGACGCCTGGCTTCTAAAGGCGGCGCGGAGGAGGCCGGAGGACGCCGCCGATGCTGTGCACGCCCTCGCCGCCGAGGCGGTGGCCTTCCTCGAGGCCCTCGCCGCGGCCACGGGGATAGGGGTAGACGCCATATTGGACGTTCTGGAGCGCAACTCGGTGGCCGCCGTGGCGGAGGCCGTGTTCCACTGGGAGGCGGAGAGGCGGGGGTACGTGCTGGAGGACTCGCGTAGGCTGTTCGACATGCCCTACTTCGACATGGCGCGCGGCGGGAAGCCCGGGGTGTACAGGGGGGTGGCCGAGTTCGACTTCAGATCCCTCTTCCCATCGCTGGCCGTTAAACTCGGCGTAGATCCCACCACGGCGAGGCCCTGCGCCGGGGGGTACTGCTTCGACGGAGGGCCTATAGCCGACGTGATAAAACGCTGGCTGGAGGCGAGGCTGAGGACCGGGGACAAGCGCCTGTCGGAGGCCCTCAAGTGGCTTATGAACGCCGGCATAGGGGCGTGGGGCAAGGCGGGGTGGGGGATAGTCTGCGAGGTCTGCCTCCTAGCCGTCAGAGGCGCCGCGGCATCTCTCTTCGACGAGGCTTGGAGGAGGCTCAAGCCCATCTACGGCGATACCGACTCCATCTACGTGGAGAGTAGCAGGGCGGGGGACGTGGCCCAGTGGGCCTCCGCCCTCGACGGGCTGACCCTGGAGCTACGGGGGGTTTGGGACGTCTTTATCCTGGCCCCCGCCAGAGGCGGGGGCGCGGCGGAGAAGAACTACATCAAGGCGGGGGGCGGCGTCTTCGAGGCGAAGGGAGGCCTCCTCAGGCCCCACGACCTGCCCCTAGCGGTGAGGCTGAGGTACCGGGAGGTGGTGGAGGCCGCCCTGGCGGGGAGGGACCCCGCCGACGCCGCGGCCGAGATCCTCAGAGCTGCGCCGCCTGAGCAGCTCTTCGTATATAGGGCCGTCGAGGTGCGGAGGCTCGCCGGCCTTAAGCGGCGCGGCGCCCTACACACAGCCGCGCTGTATCTCGCCAGGAGGTGCGGCGGGTGCGAGGTGGTCGACGTCTTCTACGTGCCAGACGGCGACCTCGTCTACGTCCCCTGGGCCGCCGTAGATAGGCGCCTCGCGGCGAGGCCTGCGGACGAGCGGGAGGTGAGGGCGGCCGCGGTTAGCTACATCCGCAGGCTCTGGAAGCTCAAGGCGTTGCGGCTCGCCTCGGGGGGCCAGATGAAAATAGTTATATAG
- a CDS encoding PFL family protein, translated as MRFDPSEIGEVLEMLLFRELDIRAVTLSVNTLPAIRPTVGDTLAALEEALEPLLKRLRPAVERVASRLGVRIVTVRLAVSPVSIMLEPIGKAEAAVEIAKHLDGLAEKHGVDMVGGFSAFVHAGVSRGDAALMEALSEALNSTRRLAGFLNVASTATGVNMDAVRAAAEAVLKMEPHAAARFAATANMPEDVPFMPGAYHGLGLPDAVVNIAVSGPGVIEAVVRNMPNADVRTLHDAIKRAAFKITRLGELVGREVAKELGVPFGSVDLSVAPSPKVGDSVAAILEAVGLPRVGAPGTLFALALFVDAVKKGGAMATSTIGGLSGAFIPVSEDAVMAEAAREGALTFDTLKSTLAVCNTGIDMAGIPGDAPPDAVAALIADVMAAAVALDKALGVRLVPIPGAKPGDVYDLGGLYGRVVVMDLGKYGDIPLARRRGTAPPAVERLKKG; from the coding sequence ATGAGGTTCGACCCTTCGGAGATCGGCGAGGTCCTCGAGATGCTCCTATTCCGCGAGCTGGACATCCGCGCCGTCACGCTCAGCGTAAACACGCTACCGGCTATACGGCCCACGGTGGGGGATACCCTGGCGGCGCTGGAGGAGGCGCTGGAGCCCCTCCTCAAGAGGCTTAGGCCCGCGGTGGAGCGGGTGGCCTCTAGACTCGGCGTGAGGATCGTCACGGTGCGGCTCGCCGTGTCGCCCGTCTCCATAATGCTGGAGCCCATCGGGAAGGCGGAGGCGGCCGTGGAGATCGCGAAGCACCTAGACGGCCTGGCGGAGAAACACGGCGTAGACATGGTGGGGGGCTTCTCGGCCTTTGTACACGCAGGCGTCTCTAGGGGAGACGCCGCCCTAATGGAGGCCCTCTCCGAGGCGCTGAACTCCACGAGGAGGCTGGCCGGCTTCCTCAACGTGGCCTCCACCGCCACCGGGGTGAACATGGACGCGGTTAGAGCCGCCGCCGAGGCGGTCCTCAAGATGGAGCCCCACGCCGCGGCGCGGTTCGCCGCAACCGCCAACATGCCCGAGGACGTCCCCTTCATGCCCGGCGCCTACCACGGCCTCGGCCTCCCAGACGCAGTGGTGAACATAGCTGTGAGCGGCCCCGGCGTAATAGAGGCGGTGGTGCGGAACATGCCCAACGCCGACGTGAGAACGCTACACGACGCCATCAAGAGAGCCGCCTTCAAGATCACGCGCCTCGGCGAGCTCGTGGGGCGGGAGGTGGCCAAAGAGCTGGGGGTCCCCTTCGGCTCTGTAGACCTCAGCGTGGCCCCCTCCCCCAAGGTGGGAGACTCCGTAGCCGCCATACTGGAGGCGGTGGGCCTCCCCAGGGTGGGCGCGCCTGGGACCCTCTTCGCCCTCGCCCTCTTCGTAGACGCCGTCAAGAAGGGCGGCGCCATGGCCACCTCCACCATAGGCGGCCTCAGCGGGGCCTTTATCCCAGTGAGCGAAGACGCCGTCATGGCCGAAGCCGCCAGAGAGGGAGCCCTCACCTTCGACACCCTCAAGTCCACCCTCGCCGTCTGCAACACCGGCATAGACATGGCAGGCATACCCGGCGACGCGCCGCCAGACGCCGTGGCGGCCCTGATAGCAGACGTCATGGCCGCGGCGGTAGCCCTAGACAAGGCGCTTGGAGTTAGGCTTGTCCCAATCCCCGGCGCGAAGCCGGGAGACGTCTACGACCTAGGCGGCCTCTACGGCAGAGTGGTGGTGATGGACCTGGGGAAATACGGAGACATCCCCCTCGCCAGGAGAAGAGGAACCGCCCCGCCGGCCGTAGAAAGGCTCAAAAAAGGCTAG
- a CDS encoding alpha/beta hydrolase codes for MSKALAFHGYRSSPSNIQWLTRPLADAGFDVVTPHVREVEDGYEAGLRELPAAVAAGHSMGGTVALLLAARNPGAVKCVVAVAAPVDRRLQMQYMLQSGDAYLRRLANELASLGSKLDQTSPSRFIGPGMPPVLYIRGTEDRVVPRTHVDILAGLSDKFNFPLEVVEVPGMGHSPQGEELQGRVASAVLKFVERCR; via the coding sequence ATGTCTAAGGCCTTGGCGTTCCACGGGTATAGGAGCTCCCCGTCGAATATACAGTGGCTCACCCGCCCTCTGGCAGACGCGGGCTTCGACGTGGTGACCCCCCACGTGAGGGAGGTGGAGGACGGCTACGAGGCGGGACTTAGGGAGCTGCCGGCGGCTGTGGCGGCTGGACACAGCATGGGGGGGACCGTGGCTTTGTTGCTGGCGGCGAGGAACCCCGGGGCGGTTAAATGCGTCGTGGCCGTCGCCGCGCCGGTGGACAGGAGGCTACAGATGCAGTACATGCTCCAGTCCGGCGACGCGTACCTGAGGAGGCTTGCCAACGAGCTGGCCTCGCTGGGGAGCAAGCTGGACCAGACCTCGCCCTCGCGGTTTATAGGCCCGGGGATGCCCCCCGTCCTCTACATAAGAGGGACGGAGGACCGGGTGGTGCCGAGGACCCACGTGGATATCCTGGCGGGCCTCTCGGACAAGTTCAACTTCCCGCTTGAGGTGGTGGAGGTGCCCGGCATGGGCCACAGCCCGCAGGGGGAGGAGCTACAGGGGAGGGTGGCCTCGGCGGTGTTGAAGTTCGTGGAGAGGTGCCGGTGA
- a CDS encoding ACT domain-containing protein, with protein MELAVVSVLGADRVGIVAGIAGVLARHNVNIVDISQTVVRDIFSMVMVVDMSKADVDIAQLRRELEEEGRRLGVMVGVYHIDVFRYMQRI; from the coding sequence ATGGAGCTAGCCGTCGTCTCGGTGCTGGGCGCAGACAGGGTGGGCATCGTGGCGGGGATCGCCGGTGTTCTGGCGCGCCACAACGTCAACATAGTGGACATCTCCCAGACGGTGGTGAGAGACATCTTCTCCATGGTGATGGTGGTGGATATGTCTAAGGCAGACGTCGACATAGCCCAGCTCAGGAGGGAGCTCGAGGAGGAGGGGAGGAGGCTGGGGGTGATGGTGGGGGTTTACCACATCGACGTGTTTAGGTACATGCAGAGGATATGA
- a CDS encoding proteasome assembly chaperone family protein has product MRLEVKISGLPRDKRNILVMACPEPSLAGVVAVEYLIDALAMEEIGAIRITEMPPVIAVVNGAAKLPYRIFYSRQTGVVAIRQHVPIPPQIYAEFIHKVLDWAEENKVKLAVCLSAMPAAGERENDVVYYVTEESLVEKFRQYGFEPIKEATVTGLEGAYLDAVLGRGIDGALLIAESRLLTAIKRLVDSGKISTHRDVVLILNDLVGRVGPDVGAALKLINAVAKLAETQIDTAKLQEHASKYAFLVEKNIEAMFKPVEAAARAPGKEIPLVF; this is encoded by the coding sequence ATGCGTCTCGAGGTCAAAATAAGCGGCCTCCCCAGAGACAAGAGGAACATACTGGTGATGGCGTGCCCCGAGCCCTCCCTCGCCGGCGTAGTCGCCGTGGAGTACCTAATCGATGCGTTGGCCATGGAGGAGATCGGGGCTATCAGGATAACCGAGATGCCTCCCGTCATCGCCGTAGTAAACGGGGCGGCTAAACTGCCCTACCGCATCTTCTACTCCCGGCAGACAGGCGTCGTCGCCATACGTCAACACGTGCCGATCCCCCCGCAGATATACGCGGAGTTTATACACAAGGTCCTCGACTGGGCCGAGGAGAACAAGGTCAAGCTGGCCGTGTGTCTCTCCGCCATGCCCGCCGCCGGCGAGAGGGAGAACGACGTCGTCTACTACGTGACCGAGGAGAGCCTAGTGGAGAAGTTTAGGCAGTACGGCTTCGAGCCGATAAAGGAGGCCACGGTCACAGGGCTGGAGGGGGCCTACCTAGACGCCGTGTTGGGCCGCGGCATAGACGGGGCTTTGCTCATCGCCGAGTCCAGGCTCCTCACGGCCATCAAGCGGCTTGTAGACAGCGGAAAGATCTCGACCCACCGCGACGTCGTCCTCATACTCAACGACCTGGTCGGCCGCGTTGGACCAGACGTGGGGGCGGCCCTCAAGCTCATAAACGCCGTTGCCAAGCTCGCGGAGACCCAGATAGACACGGCCAAGCTCCAGGAACACGCCTCGAAATACGCCTTCCTGGTGGAGAAGAACATAGAGGCCATGTTTAAGCCCGTGGAGGCGGCCGCCAGAGCGCCGGGGAAGGAGATCCCCCTGGTCTTCTAG
- a CDS encoding electron transfer flavoprotein subunit beta/FixA family protein, translated as MKIAVLVKIALDAGQLRARDGVSVEETPLKISDVDRNAVEEAVKLKGQGGSAYGVSVLKWGPLPRRIQEAENLLREALAMGLDEAYLVADERLLTPSHLATAKAIAAVVKRVGADLVLAGEASVDNYTGQIPARVAAELRWPLVSYAREIKVEGGRLLAKRDLEDRLEVVEAPLPAVVSVTREINQPRIPTLLAIKAAMKKPLHKLSLGDLGVETAPKASAVYKPLAAQRKRIIIREGTPAEKADKLLQYLRQEGLI; from the coding sequence ATGAAGATAGCGGTTTTGGTAAAGATCGCCCTAGACGCCGGCCAGCTCAGGGCTAGAGACGGCGTGTCCGTCGAGGAGACCCCCCTGAAGATAAGCGACGTCGATAGAAACGCCGTGGAGGAGGCCGTCAAGCTCAAGGGACAGGGGGGCTCCGCCTACGGGGTTTCCGTGTTGAAGTGGGGGCCTCTCCCCAGGAGGATACAGGAGGCGGAGAACCTCCTGAGGGAGGCCCTCGCCATGGGTCTCGACGAGGCGTACCTGGTGGCAGACGAGCGGCTTCTCACGCCGAGCCACCTCGCCACGGCGAAGGCCATCGCCGCTGTTGTGAAGAGGGTGGGGGCGGACCTCGTCCTCGCGGGGGAGGCCTCGGTGGACAACTACACAGGTCAGATCCCGGCGAGAGTTGCGGCCGAGCTCCGATGGCCCCTCGTCTCCTACGCCAGAGAGATCAAGGTGGAGGGGGGGAGGCTACTGGCCAAGAGGGATCTCGAAGATAGGCTGGAGGTGGTGGAGGCCCCCCTCCCGGCCGTGGTTTCTGTGACGAGGGAGATAAACCAGCCTAGGATCCCCACCCTCCTCGCCATCAAAGCCGCCATGAAGAAGCCCCTCCACAAGCTGTCCCTGGGGGACTTGGGGGTGGAGACAGCCCCGAAGGCCTCCGCCGTCTACAAGCCCCTGGCGGCCCAGAGGAAGAGGATCATCATCAGGGAGGGCACGCCGGCGGAGAAGGCCGATAAGCTCCTGCAGTACCTACGCCAGGAGGGGCTGATATGA